Genomic DNA from Streptococcus uberis:
CCAATAAAAAGGGCACCTTTGGCGATAGCCAGAGTCGCCGTTGCCAACATGTCATAAGTCACCTGACTATCAAGTCCAACGACAACGTAAGCAGGGTTCTCCTTGTCCTCAATGTAGCCAGCCTCTGAAATAGCTGATTTGAGTCCAGTCTCACCAATCACATAAACCGTTTGCCCGCGGTCCATGTCCTTCATGTAGTCCACCGTCGCCATGGTTGCCGTGTAGATAGTCTCCAAGGGGGTTTGGATGTTGAATTGCTGCGCCAACATGTCCTGAACCATCTGGGGTGTCCGGGTGGTGTTGTTTGTCACTAAAAGGTATGGAATCTCTTGCTCTTGAAGCCTCTGAATAAAGCGTTCCCCAGCAGGAATCCGTTCCCTACCTTTATAAATTGTTCCGTCTAAATCAATTAAATAGCCTTTGTATGTCACCTAGTCCTCCTTCTAATCGATTGGTTCCCAGTCAATAATAGCTTGGGCATTGATTTGTCCCTGAGAGCTAATATGATGGTATGAGGTTAAGCCTTCTAACTGGAAAGCAGACGCA
This window encodes:
- a CDS encoding TIGR01457 family HAD-type hydrolase — its product is MTYKGYLIDLDGTIYKGRERIPAGERFIQRLQEQEIPYLLVTNNTTRTPQMVQDMLAQQFNIQTPLETIYTATMATVDYMKDMDRGQTVYVIGETGLKSAISEAGYIEDKENPAYVVVGLDSQVTYDMLATATLAIAKGALFIGTNPDLNIPTERGLMPGAGSLVALLEAATRVKPVFIGKPNAIIMNKALDILQVKRSEAIMVGDNYLTDIMAGIQNDIASLLVTTGFTKAEEVPNLPIQPDYVVASLDEWDI